The genomic segment TCGACCTCGCCACCCACCGAGGCTACGACTCCGACCACCCCCGAGTAGTCGGTGACGTGGGCAAGGCGGGGGTGGCCATCGACTCGGTGGAGGACATGAAGATCCTGTTCGACGGGATTCCCCTCGACCAGATGTCGGTGTCGATGACCATGAACGGGGCGGTGCTCCCTGTCCTGGCGTGTTTCATCGTGGCGGGCGAGGAACAAGGGGTGCGGCAAGACCAACTCAGTGGCACGATCCAAAACGACATCCTCAAAGAGTTCATGGTCCGCAATACCTACATCTACCCGCCCGAGCCGAGCATGCGAATCGTGGCCGACATCATCAGCCACACCGCCGAACACATGCCCCGGTACAACTCGATCTCGATCTCCGGCTACCACATGCAAGAAGCGGGCGCGACGGCCGATCTGGAGTTGGCCTTCACCATCGCCGACGGGTGGGAGTACGCCCGGTTCGCCACCCAGCGCGGGCTCGACATTGATGTCTTCGCGCCGCGTCTCTCGTTCTTCTTCGCCATCGGCATGAACTTCTTTATGGAGATCGCCAAACTCCGCGCCGCTCGGGTGCTCTGGGATCGGGTGATGACCACCTTCAACCCCCGAAACCCCCAGTCCAAGATGCTCCGCACCCACTGTCAGACCAGCGGCGTCTCGCTCACCGAGCAGGACCCGTACAACAACATCGTGCGCACCACCCTCGAGGCGATGGCGGCGGTACTTGGCGGCACCCAGAGCCTGCACACCAACTCCTTCGACGAGGCGCTCGGCCTCCCCACCGAGTTCAGTTCCGGTATCGCTCGCAATACCCAACTCATCATCCAGGAGGAAACCGGCGTACCCCGCGTGGTCGACCCTCTCGGGGGCAGTTACTACGTGGAGGCACTGACCCAAGCCTTGGTTGATCGAGCCTGGAAGATTGTGGAGGAGGTCGAAGGCCTCGGCGGCATGACCAAGGCCGTTGCCTCGGGCATGCCCAAGCTACGCATCGAAGAAGCCGCCGCTCGCCGGCAAGCGCGCGTGGACCGCGGCGAGGAGGTCATCGTGGGGGTGAACAAGTACCGGCCGGAGGATCCGCCGCTGGTGGACATCCTCGACATCGACAACACGATGGTGCGCGATCGCCAGATTGCCCGACTGCAGCAGATCAGGGCCACCCGCCCAGCGGCCGCCTGTGAGGCCGCCCTCCGCCGTCTGCAGGAGGGCGCCGAAGCCGACGGGAACCTGCTCACCTTGTGCATCGAGGCCGCCCGAGCCCGGGCCACCGTGGGCGAGATGAGCGATGCCCTGGAGACCGTGTTCGGCCGCCACAAGGCCGATATCCGTAGCATTAGTGGTGTGTACGGATCAGGGTTCGAAGGAGACACCGATTTTGCGGCCATCGTGGCCGATGTGGCCGCGTTTGCTAGCGAAGAGGGGCGACGCCCCCGGATGCTCATGGCCAAGATGGGCCAAGACGGCCACGACCGAGGAGCCAAGGTGGTGGGAACCGCCTTCGCCGACATCGGCTTCGACGTGGACTTCGGGCCACTCTTCGAAACCCCCGAGGAAGTGGCGCGGGCGGCGGTCGAAAACGACGTGCACATCGTGGGGGTGTCGAGCCAGGCCGCCGGGCACAAGACCCTCGTGCCCCAACTGATCGACGAGCTACGGGCGGCGGGCGGCGACGACATCCTGGTGGTGTGCGGCGGCGTGATCCCACCCCAGGACTACGACGAACTCCGAGCCGCCGGCGTGGTGGCCATCTTCGGTCCCGGCACGAACATCCCCGAGGCGGCCGAGGTTGTGCTCGGTCTCCTGCGCGCTCGTCCCGGACGCGGTTGAAGCCCCCCACCGTGGCTTCCTTAGACGCCGATCTCGCCGTTGCCATACGCGCCGGCGACCGGCGCGCCCTGGCCCGCGGCATCACCCTGGTGGAATCCACCCGTCCCGACCACCGCATCGAAGCCACCGACCTCATCGAGTCGCTCCTGCCCTTTACCGGCGGCGCCATTCGGGTAGGTATCTCAGGCGTACCCGGCTCCGGGAAATCCAGCCTCATTGAGGCCCTCGGCCACCAAGTGCTGGGCGACGGGCACCACCTAGCCGTGCTGGCGGTGGACCCATCCAGTTCCATTTCCGGCGGTTCGATCCTGGGTGACAAGACCCGCATGTCCGACCTCGGCCGCCACGAACGCGCCTACATTCGGCCCTCGCCATCCTCTGGCACGCTGGGAGGCGTAGCCCGCCGCACCCGCGAGGCCCTCCTGCTGTGTGAGGCCGCCGGATTCCGAGTGGTGCTGGTGGAGACCGTGGGCGTGGGCCAGTCCGAGGTGGCGGTGGCCGACCTCGTCGATCTCTTCGTGTTGGTGGCTTCCCCCACCGGTGGCGACGAACTGCAAGGCATCAAACGCGGGATCATGGAACTGGCCGACCTCATCGCCGTCAACAAGGCCGACGGCGAACTCGCAGGGGCCGCCCAGCGCGCCATGGGCGACCTGCGCCACGCCGTGCACCTCCTCCGGCCCAAGCGACCCGGCTGGGAAGTGGGCGTAGCTACCTGTTCGGCGCGGACCGGGGCTGGCGTGCCCGAACTCTGGGCTGCCATCGAGGCCGCCCATGCCCGCCTCGCCGCCGATGGCCTCGAGGAACTGCGCGCCCGGCAGGGAGTGTCGTGGATGTGGAGCGAAGTTACCGAGACCCTGCTGGAGGGCCTCCGCGATCACCCCACGGTGCGCGACCGAGTGCCCGACCTCGTGGCGGCGGTAGCGGCGGGCTCAACCGCCCCCACCCGAGCCGCCCAGTTGCTACTCGAGGCGTTCCTTGATCAAGACCCCCGCTAGGGGTCTTGCCCCTCTCGGGGGTCCGGCACGTAGTGCGACGGTGCCACGCCCAACTCCAGTTCGATCCGACGCACCCGTTCAAGGGTGCGTTGCGAGACGGTCCGGTGGGCCGCAATGAGGTCCGCAATGACCCCCAGGGCGAAGGTCTGCACCGCCGCCACCAGGAGGACACCCCCCACCACAATCGACTGCAGGTGCCCCGACCGGTCGCCGTACACAATCCAGTCGTACAAGAACGGGCTCCAGGCGATCCCACTCAGAAGCAGCAAACCC from the Acidimicrobiia bacterium genome contains:
- the meaB gene encoding methylmalonyl Co-A mutase-associated GTPase MeaB — encoded protein: MKPPTVASLDADLAVAIRAGDRRALARGITLVESTRPDHRIEATDLIESLLPFTGGAIRVGISGVPGSGKSSLIEALGHQVLGDGHHLAVLAVDPSSSISGGSILGDKTRMSDLGRHERAYIRPSPSSGTLGGVARRTREALLLCEAAGFRVVLVETVGVGQSEVAVADLVDLFVLVASPTGGDELQGIKRGIMELADLIAVNKADGELAGAAQRAMGDLRHAVHLLRPKRPGWEVGVATCSARTGAGVPELWAAIEAAHARLAADGLEELRARQGVSWMWSEVTETLLEGLRDHPTVRDRVPDLVAAVAAGSTAPTRAAQLLLEAFLDQDPR
- a CDS encoding methylmalonyl-CoA mutase translates to MSDAPAPNADRDTWRAMATQDLKGADPDTLIWQTPEGIAVHPLYTAADTATIPTDGLPGAAPFRRGVRATMYTGRAWTIRQYAGFSTAEESNAFYRRNLAAGQQGVSVAFDLATHRGYDSDHPRVVGDVGKAGVAIDSVEDMKILFDGIPLDQMSVSMTMNGAVLPVLACFIVAGEEQGVRQDQLSGTIQNDILKEFMVRNTYIYPPEPSMRIVADIISHTAEHMPRYNSISISGYHMQEAGATADLELAFTIADGWEYARFATQRGLDIDVFAPRLSFFFAIGMNFFMEIAKLRAARVLWDRVMTTFNPRNPQSKMLRTHCQTSGVSLTEQDPYNNIVRTTLEAMAAVLGGTQSLHTNSFDEALGLPTEFSSGIARNTQLIIQEETGVPRVVDPLGGSYYVEALTQALVDRAWKIVEEVEGLGGMTKAVASGMPKLRIEEAAARRQARVDRGEEVIVGVNKYRPEDPPLVDILDIDNTMVRDRQIARLQQIRATRPAAACEAALRRLQEGAEADGNLLTLCIEAARARATVGEMSDALETVFGRHKADIRSISGVYGSGFEGDTDFAAIVADVAAFASEEGRRPRMLMAKMGQDGHDRGAKVVGTAFADIGFDVDFGPLFETPEEVARAAVENDVHIVGVSSQAAGHKTLVPQLIDELRAAGGDDILVVCGGVIPPQDYDELRAAGVVAIFGPGTNIPEAAEVVLGLLRARPGRG